AAATCATCCTGATTTTCAAGGTATTATGCAAAATATCAAAGACAAATTTTGGGAGAATCAAGAAAAACTAAAATCTAATTTAGAAAAGGAGGGGCTGCTATAAAATTTGGCATTAGTTCCAATGTATGGTACCCCTTTAAAAATCCCTATATAGGTTTGTGAGCTGCTGGTTTTTTAATTTAACTGAACGCCTTGAATCAAAATAGCGGATTCGATTGATTCGTCCTTCAAATGAAGAAATTTTTTCCGTTCCTCATCCAACATAAAATTGTCAAAATCCTCCTGACTTTCAAATTCCACTAAATGAATTCCGTAAGGAACTTTAATATTACTTTCAATTATGGCATTATCATTTGGTCGAATTCGTAGCGTGAGTCGTCCATTGTATTTTAAAATGGTAGGAATTGCTATTTCTTCAAATTCGTGAAATATCTCTTCTTTCCCCTTTTTTACATAAATCAATTGGGTTATGTGTATCATTCAAGTTTGGTTATTTTTTATGCTGTTATTTTTAGTCTGATCGTAGCCTGCGGTTTCATTTATGAGTGAATTTTAGCACATTAATTCCCTGTTTACACCTAAGTATTCAATTTAATGGGAGTAATTTGATTATGGACTAAAAACCGGGTTGTTGCCCAAAGTATTTTTATACCAAATTGTCAATCCTCTTGATAAATATATTTGAATCCTTCGAACAAAGCTATTAATGGAACAGAGCGATGGTTTTCTTTTTCAAAATACTCTATTTCTACATTTAGCGGTTTATCTGATTTATTTGCTATAAAAGCATATAGGGAGTCGTGTCTTTTTTTATTCCTCTCGTAATTGGCGTCCCCTTGATTGGCGGTAGCTATATAAAGTTTTTTATTCAATGATATTGGGGAAATGGAATCAACCTTGTTTTTCATCATTTCTTCATTCCACCAAATACTTGGGTCTATAGAAATATAAGCATTGAATACGCTATTTTCGTCCATATACGAATTAAGTGTAAGCAGACCACCTAAAGAGTGGCCAACAAGAACTCTAAACGGTTCTGTTCTATAATTTTTATCAATATATGGTAGTAGTTCCTTCTCAATAAAATTCAAAAAATTCCTTCCACCTCCCATAGTATTAGGTCGTTTGGTCTTAATTTTTGTAAAGGTAAAATCTCTTTCACGGTCAACATTCTCTATGGCTACAATAATACTTTCTGGCATTAAATTGTTTCGATTCCTATTGGAACTCATAAAATGAACTATTCCAGATGCTGTTTTAAAATGGGTATATCCATCTAATAATATGATGATTGGATATTTTTTAGCCGTTTCAGATGAATCATGGTATGTATCAGGAAGACTTATCAAACAAGTTCTTTCTTCGTCTAAAATATTAGATTTAATAATAAACCTACTTCCTATTATAATATCTTTTTTACTCTGTCCGAATGTGGTTTGTATTCCTAAAAGAAGAATATATGAAATTACGAATGTAATTTTTTTCATAGTTTGCTTTGTATATTAAGTAACGGTCTTTGTATGGCTTCGTTGCTGAATTTTCATGCAGGATGGGCGTAGCCGAAGCCAGGAAATTATCCGTGAGAAATCGGGCCCTGTTAATGGTTTGTATGTTTAAATTTGGCGATAAAGCAGCAATGAATTATAACCAGTGTTGTGTGTTCGTTTTTTATTTAGTCAATTATTTCAATGACCACATTTCCTTTTTTCCCTCCCGCATCAACATATTTATGTGCCGCTTTAATTTCTGAGAGCTGGAAACATTTGTCTATATAAGGTTTTATTTTTTGCTTTTCAGCAAGTTCTTTTAGTTTATTCAAATGTTCTTGAGTCGGTCTTGTAAGCGACTTTACTGAAACGAAGCGACCTCCTTGTTTTAAGATTTTTTTTGCTTTCGATTTGGAAGTTTTTCCCACCGCATCAAAAACAATATCGAATTTATCATTGAGCAAGGAATAATCGTCTTTCTTGTAATCAATAGCCCTGTCTGCTCCAAGTGATTTTACCATATCAAAATTGGAACTACTACAAACAGCCGCCACCTCATCAGCTTGTTCTTTGGCAATTTGTATAGCATAGCTTCCTACACTTCCTGAAGCACCATAAATTAGCACTTTTTGTCCTTTATCTAGTTTAGCTTTATTGAGTAAAAACAAAGCAGTCATTCCTCCTATTGGCAAAGCAGCAGCTTCATTGAAGCTCAGATTTTTAGGTTTCAAGCCAAGTACACCTTTTTTTCTGTTTTCCGGAATACAGATATATTCTACATAAGAGCCTGTATTAAGCATTGTAGGCGTAGCGAAAATTTCATCTCCAACTTTGTATTCAGTAACATCTTTTCCGATAGTTTCTACAATGCCTGAAAATTCATGTCCCAGTATTTCCTTTTTTGGCCTAAATAACCCAAACATTAATCTGACAGGAAACCAAACCAATAGCGGAAAATCTGAACTACGCAGCCTTACATCACCAGAAGTTACAGTAGTTGCAATTATTTTAACAAGCATCTCATTGCCCTTCGGTTGAGGCTTTTCGACATTTACCAACTTTAAGACATCTGGCGAGCCATATTTGATGTAAACTACTGCTTTCATGTTTTTGTCTTTAATGACGCACAACGCCGCGCTATGTACGCCATCTGCGAAGGCAGTGGGCGAGTGGAAGCGCTGGTGGCGAATTTTATGGAAATATAGTGAAAACCATTAACGATAAGGCCATGGTGTGGCCGTATTTCGTTGCTTTCACGGTATTGGTAAGGATCCCAATAGCTATCGGGGACCACACCGGTTAGCAAGTGGCCGGGCCTATTTTAGCTTATGATCATACAGATGCCGGTGAACGCCCATAACAGGGTATCACAGATAGGATGCGGAGCAAGTTATATGGTATTGAACGATTCAATACCCAAAAATCAACATTATGAACTAATTGAAAATTAAATAGTAACCGTAGAGAACTGGACTAGGGCATTTCATAGGATACCTTGTTACCTGCTGGTTTTATTCTTTTTAATTCATATACGATACACGTTGTACCATCAAAGTCCCTTTCTTCAACAAATTCAAATCCTAGTCTTTCATAAAATCTTTGAGCATTCGTATTGGTTTTCAGCGGGTCAATTAAAATTCCATCCACCAATTCGTTTTCAAAACATTTCTCAATAGCGAGATTCATCATTTTTGTTCCGTAGCCCTTATTCAGATTATGTTCTTCTCCAAGCCAAATATCAATAGCTCTTTTGTTCGGTTCAACTTCCCCCCAATAATGAGTGTCCTCCAATAGAGGGTCAATTATTTGTATAAATCCGATTGGTTCTCCGTTTACTTCAGCTATCAGTTGTTCCCTCCATTCAGGATTTCGGTTAAGTTCTTTTTCCCAATCCCACTCATCATCAGGGTCACAGTCAATCACGTGCTGTTTCGTGTCCCAATATTGGACCAAATCTAGGTCTTGTATTGATGCTGTTCTTAATTTCAATCTTCAGTTTCTTTTGCTTGCAGGTAACGGTTCGTGCATGATTAGTTGTGGACTTTTCATGCAGGCTGAGCGTAGCCGAAGCCAGGAAAATGTCCGACCGCAATTAATTATACACCGTGTTGCAAAACGTTTTTATTAATTCATTTTGAGATATTGGTTTTCGGAAGCATACTTTTCACTTCCTTTTATCTTCCCGAAATCTAATTTAATTACCGTATCCATATTTGTCCTTTTGATTCGTAAAATCAGTGACTCTTTAGCTTTTGAAATTGAGTCACCAACTTGTATGAAGTCAAATATTCCATTGCTTTGAAAAACAAAGTCTTTTTTATTGTTTCCAAAAATCTCATTCCTTATAATTATTATTGGTCGGCCCCGATTTTGTTTGTCGATATATTTTTTAATC
This window of the Maribacter cobaltidurans genome carries:
- a CDS encoding GNAT family N-acetyltransferase, with the protein product MKLRTASIQDLDLVQYWDTKQHVIDCDPDDEWDWEKELNRNPEWREQLIAEVNGEPIGFIQIIDPLLEDTHYWGEVEPNKRAIDIWLGEEHNLNKGYGTKMMNLAIEKCFENELVDGILIDPLKTNTNAQRFYERLGFEFVEERDFDGTTCIVYELKRIKPAGNKVSYEMP
- a CDS encoding alpha/beta hydrolase translates to MKKITFVISYILLLGIQTTFGQSKKDIIIGSRFIIKSNILDEERTCLISLPDTYHDSSETAKKYPIIILLDGYTHFKTASGIVHFMSSNRNRNNLMPESIIVAIENVDRERDFTFTKIKTKRPNTMGGGRNFLNFIEKELLPYIDKNYRTEPFRVLVGHSLGGLLTLNSYMDENSVFNAYISIDPSIWWNEEMMKNKVDSISPISLNKKLYIATANQGDANYERNKKRHDSLYAFIANKSDKPLNVEIEYFEKENHRSVPLIALFEGFKYIYQED
- a CDS encoding DUF1330 domain-containing protein — translated: MIHITQLIYVKKGKEEIFHEFEEIAIPTILKYNGRLTLRIRPNDNAIIESNIKVPYGIHLVEFESQEDFDNFMLDEERKKFLHLKDESIESAILIQGVQLN
- a CDS encoding NAD(P)-dependent alcohol dehydrogenase, coding for MKAVVYIKYGSPDVLKLVNVEKPQPKGNEMLVKIIATTVTSGDVRLRSSDFPLLVWFPVRLMFGLFRPKKEILGHEFSGIVETIGKDVTEYKVGDEIFATPTMLNTGSYVEYICIPENRKKGVLGLKPKNLSFNEAAALPIGGMTALFLLNKAKLDKGQKVLIYGASGSVGSYAIQIAKEQADEVAAVCSSSNFDMVKSLGADRAIDYKKDDYSLLNDKFDIVFDAVGKTSKSKAKKILKQGGRFVSVKSLTRPTQEHLNKLKELAEKQKIKPYIDKCFQLSEIKAAHKYVDAGGKKGNVVIEIID